The window ACAGAAACATTGTCTGTTGCTGTACAGACCAACACTTCGATGTCTATAGCTAAAACGATTCAAACTCTTGTGTTTTTGTAAAGCCCAACCCAACCATCTAttgttttgatgcatcatgtaTTTGGCACTGTTTCTAGCTTAGTCAGTCATTGACTGAGATTGGTGTACGACACAAGACAAGACATCTTAGTTGTGGAGATTACTGTTGGATGTGGAGATGTCACGGAGAGGAAAGAATCCTGCCAGTATTGGTTGAAAGAAAGCGAGCTGATGATTTAGCATGGAGTCTTAAAGATGGTAGATACTTCAGACAAAAACAGCAGATGCTGGAATGGAAGTATGTTGATTATTCCTAAACTGATCTACACTGTTCACTTCTTGTCATACTTTGTTTATTGTTGTATCACATTGAAATCATTTCTAGAAACATGTCACAGTATTGTTCACATTGAGACAGCTATTTCATCATGCAGCCTTTGCAGTGTTGACTTCACATAAGAATATTGTACAGATCTTTTTATCTGTGTAGAAATACTGAATAGTTATTGCCACTTACTGATCAGACAAATGTTACACAGTCAGGGCTTTGATTGTACTTTTAAGGTTCACTTTTGAAGGAAGAAACAATCATGATTATTGCATTAACCCTTGaagcgccaaagtcaaattttgtcgtCAATATCATATGTCCAACAGTCAacgttttcttaatttttgctaaaattttgataaaaatctgtagcccATAGAATGTGATGtttattttgtccaaaattatgaaaatatgacataaaaaataataaaatcagtAAAATGTTAGACCAAAAATTTTgtcaggaaaaattacagcactcaaaaggttaactCAATAATATTTGAGGATAACAGAAATAGTACCAAGGTTCTCAAACCATTTACATATCGTCCTAACCTCAGGAAAAACACTATCACTGTGATATGTAGGCTGCTTCAGTCTCATCTAAATATGCCTTAATTTGATTGCTCTTTGTTTCTTAATGTAATATTATGTGTAGATGAATTAACTATATCAATTCGGCAAGGACAGTACATTCAGTAGACACATACATACCAATTTAATTTATGATATGATCTACTTTCCAGATTGCTTATTATATTCCAGCTTTCTTTATAtctaaattaattaatttgatatGCCATAGATGTCACATATACCACATGCTGCTTTCAATGAAAGTTGTTGCATGATACACCAGTGgtaatcttttcaaaaaatgtaataatattACAACATAATAACATTAACAAATTACCATCGATAATCCCATTGATTGTGATTGCATGTAGACAAGGTGTATTTGTATGGAGAACGTCTCAGCGACTCATATTTATTGTGCATTAGTTTGGTGCTGGTAGTTGAAGTTTGCTAATTTTCTAGCTTTTTATGAGAGGCGTTTGTATGTAAGATccatattgttttcataaaaaaatctacAAGAAGGATCTAATCTAGACAGTGATGATAACATTACCCTAACAATGATTTTTCTTGCTGTATATTTCATCCTAGGAATACTTATCCAAGTCAGGGAGTGTCAGTGACTCTGCAATACATCATAGAATCCAAGCCAGAGTCTTACAGAGTAAAATGTGGTGATGATTGTCAGGGCGTTGCTAAATGTGGTAATCCATCAGTTGATCAAGTTAATGTAAGTACAACACTTTCTGAAAAAACAGACAATCACTAACATGAGGCTCAAATGTGTCTGTGTTTCCATTAACATGGCTTCAGTAAATGATATCCTTTTGATTGCATTTGTAACTCAACACCATGATGAAAACCAAATAATTTGGATTTTGTTCGTGAACTCAAAAAAGTTTGCCCATAAgacagagtaaagatttgaggTCAGAGAGTTTTGACTTGGATTTGTGAACACTGTCTTTTTCCTCTGCAAAAAGAGCCATAGGATCATCTCACAGACCCTCCAAAAAGGAGGGTCTATTGTAAGCTGTGATGTTTCATAAATTCTTGGTAATCAAGATAGcaaatatttaatgatattCTATTTCACTACCAAATAACACTATGCATGTTTACAATGCCATGCAATGCATTATTTACCAATGCACACAGTGTTACttgatttcatttgaaattacaGAATGTGATCTCAGAACTTGAAAGCAGTGCCGACTTTGACGTAATACGAACACCTAACATAGAGGGCACAATTGATTTCTTGACTTCAGTCACATTAGAATTAAAACAGAGGTGGGTATACCAACTAAGTGCTTGATTTATACATGTTCAATATTTACATTATGCACATTTGGAATTATCACTGTTGTAGACCGCTTTGACCTATACCGGTACATCATATTCTGAAGAGTAGAAAGAATGAGATGGAAATTGTCCTCAGTGCATGTCTCTATCAAGGtaaaacgcgcctcggggacagatattcggactcttaaacttttaaaattcttttctgatctaccacttgttggggctcattgtaaagctctcagtgtaagaaaacttttcactggcttagtttttcgaaattcgaaaattttattttctccacagagttaacacagggatggcggccattttgaattttaaatatctgtaaatcctgggttatttgtttctgttgttgcaaaatttgcagagtgacccctgatttgtattctttactttgaaagaggatggttgaaagattcgttataaggaaagtttgagcaaaagtttaagtctttcactttcaaggcgcatactaccttaagtggagatatttacacaaatatttcaaatcatttatTTGTGGTCAATATTACATACTTGACATTTCCCTTTTCCATTCTCTATATTGCATGGCCTTTGGTCAGTATTACATGACACCTTCCTTTTTCATGCTCTACTGGTATATATTACATAGTCACACTCACTAATGTGCGGTGTACACAGTGTATGCTGCTGTTTTGTGTGCATTCCATTAAGGTTTGgattttcctttgaaattaacaTGCTGATTTCTTGTAACAGGGATGTTTCACATTGGTAGTTCTTCATTGCTGCTTCTATCAGAAATTATAGCAAtccaaatttttttgcaaatgaaaTTTCTCTTTGAATTAACTAACTaaacttgttgtttttctttagGTTGGATGCGGGTGATTTTGATTCACTGGCATTATCTGATCAAGTTCCAACATCCACTGAATTCTGTCAGCAAGCACCGGTAGCTTCATGTCAAATATGTTGCTCCAAGAAatcaaaacacagaaaaaatgaaTTTGCAGAGAACAACAGTAAAAAGCAAAGGAAGACATCAACAAAACAAGCTGGAAAGCAGGATTTCAGCATTGATGACATCGCTGAGATGGTTGGTAAAGATACCCCTGGTGACTTTGTTGCTGTTGGTATTCCAAAATGCAAAGTCAGAAAAATGGAGGAAAGTCTGTCAGGAAAGAGCAGCAACAACAGAAAGATACAAGTACAACTCTTCTGAAAGGCAAAGGGGAAGAATAGTTGCCATTGGTGGAAACACAGTATCTGATCACAATGCTGATATGCAGTCTTCTCACATTCATGGTTATAAGAAGCCATCAGAGACTGTGAGATCAGGTTGGCATCATCATGATCAGAACAAAGGAAGAGAATCTAAATATGGGCAAATATCCACCATTGGAGGGAGTTTCGGTCCCGATATCAACAGAAATGCAGCTACTGTGAAAGACAGATACCACAATGCAGGCTTAGCCGCAACTACTTCAAATTCCATGCAGTCCAATCTAAGAGACATACAGATTCTGTCATCAGATCATGCTAGCAGTGATGAAGAGTTACAGACAGCCACTGCTAAATCATCAAGACCATCATTATCAAGTATTGGTGGTGTCTTTGGATCAGATATCGGCAAAGTGTCCAAAGAAACACCTAAATTGTCAGAAATTGGTAATGCATTCAAGTCAGAGAACACTGACATAGTCATACTAGGGCAAGACAAGGATGACAGATATGCAGTGAGAAGTGTTGGATGTAGTCCAACACTGTCAAGAACATGGCAGAGACAAACACCTACAGGAAACTTGAAAGTCAACTCAGCCAGCAATGACATTATTCACAAAGACAAACTGTACAGCAGAGAGTCTAAGATGAGCTGTTCTGCAGATGCCAGACCTGGAACTTCCACCGCTGTATCCAGAGACAAATGGAAGACTACAAATGACAGAGCAGAGTGGGATGGAAGAGAACTGACAGACAAAAGGCAACACAGACAAAAGACAACACAGACAAAAGGTTCCAGGAGTATTGGTGGATCTTCAGGTCAAAAGAACACAAATATTGGCAGGAGACGCCATACCTACACACCTTTACCATCTTTTGATAGTGATTCTGATGAAACAGATACTTCATGCTACACATATCTGTCATCTGCTAGATGTGCCAAAAATAATGATACtgcaaaaacaataaaaacatcTACAGCAGTGGCATCATGTTCAAGtagtaaaaatgaaagaaatccaAGATCATCAAATACTCAGTCTGGGTTTGGATTGGATTTTTATGAAAGTGACATGTCATCTGAGGAGGAACTTGTTGATCCATTTGCATCAACACTACAGAGTGATATCAAATACCCTAGCAGTACCAGGATGTCAGGCAACACTGAAAGAAAACAACACTTTTCAAGTAACCTTAGAGCAACCAAAGCTAGAAACAGtgttgatgatgacgatgatatcAAGAATGAAATAGAGACTGTACTCAGCATACTGCCACATATCAGTCATTATAAAGCTAAACAAGCATTAGAAATGTCCAATGGAAGTGTAGAGGTCGCCATTGATACACTACTCAATGACACATCAAATTCCATCCCAGCTAACCTCAGTGCCAATCAACACCATGGAAGAAACAATGAACTGATTGAAACAGCTGACTTGGATGGTATCATTGATTTAACAGACTCTCAGTGAATGTTCACTATGTGTAGATCTCATGCACTTGTCATTTAAAACTCAACACATAATTATCACTTTaagattgtaattttttttaactttatcAACCAAATCTATGATCTAAATTGAAGCTTTATAACTGCCAGGAATAGATGGGAAAAAAGAAGATATGTGTTTGTTGTCATATTTACTATAtattattgttttcaaagtgaTAAATGATTCAAATATATAATCATGACAACCAGACTACACATATACAAATAGATTTGTTAACGATACCTTTGATCAACTCCTTGATGAAACATGTTGTAACTGAGTTGCAATTTACATACTGTCCATTCTTTCACTCCAGAGGTTTATTTCTGCTTCACAGTGCTTTGCAAAAATAACCCAAATCTATTGCTGCAATGAGGCCTGTGTTTTACAATAATTATATTGCCCTCTTAGTTGTATAGTtgaattaaaacatgaaaatataacacTTAAGGACTTTAAAGTGCATGTCACTTAACATTTTGTCTGGTTCTACATTGTCAAGGTGTAAGGGCTAGTTCATTAATCTTTCATCaattcacacacatacatacacacacaaaccactttaaaggcatgtgttggcaccagattgtctcatcagaaaatttacccacaagcttacaatttcaatggaaaacaaaaggctatcacacctccgtaatcctcttacagactagaacaaaggcgactCAAGGGATTGtgaacagtgcctttaagttCTGAGTCCCTCAGTATGCAGAAATGTATCAAGCATTATACATCGCCTGAATTAACGACAAACatgtttatatatacatattcaaaaacatttcttACAGTTGATAAgaattatttacattttctaATGTAGCTTTAGCACGTATTGTGACAGTTGTGTTTTATATATCACAATTCATTATTTTGATAGCTTTATAGTATACTCCATGTCCACAATTTTTTACCAAAGTGTCAGTATTTTTACACTCTGCAATAGCATCTGCATgcatacaaaatatttaataaaagCTGATTTTATTTCTGATGAGTTTGTTATTAATGCTTGTCTTTGGTGTGAAAGGATTGGTCCTCATACGTTGTAAGTGTATATATTGGACTGGTATTAGGAGCAATAAGCTGATAAGTAAACGATACTGTATTTCTAAATTCAATTGTCAAATTCGTGAGTTCATCCTCAAAGCAAGTTTGCTGTATTGTGTAGAAGAGGTACATGTAGATATCAGATAATCTGTATTGAATATTCCCTGACAACAACGGAATATTAATTCCTTTTAGGGTGCCAAAAGTTACTATCAAAACTTGCCACTTAAAAGCAGCCTCACACAGCACAAGCATGGAAAACAAGCAATATTGACTATAGAAATAAAGGGCGACGCCcagaccattaacatttatttatggacTAGGGTGAGAGAAAAGCTAAAATTTACGGTCAAAGCTTGCTGAGCCCATTTGGCTTGCTtgtgcccataaataaacgttaatggtcagggcggaatctgttatttccatcatattatcaacgaacccaggaaaaccgtcaaaatttatgaaaatttcccaCATGAAGGACAATGGAGCCCTAGAACTTGTATTACATAAGTGTTGTTTGAAATTAGTACAGGACTGTCAAGGgtgctgtaaaaattttgcaaatccagagttttttggaaaaaagtgtctaaactggcccacaaatgctccattttattttgtgattgattatgatctttgtataaatcacaatttacgttttagctgtaaagttactatgtttacgatactGTAGGTTGTCAGTATTATTATTCAtatgggcatgtaaacaaaccattactgtgtatttgtagtcagtcacatggttcggttcgaccaattaaaatgcgacggacagggcacAGTAATATAATGAgaaatgcatgtatgcatggaGGTTCTGGAAAGAAGGGACTTGACTGCACTGTAGCAGCATGGAGCTACCACAGGTGCAAATCTTGCCAGTGGCAATGATGTCTGTCCCACTGTGGGCAAAATGGCCTCTATATTGTTCACACTCaaagtgtgacaattttttgccgcacatacgctgaatgagcgtaaagagagccaaatcaagcttccgcgtaatgttgaaaacttcgccgaatttcctagccgcacagctaaatattcaggaaagagattcagattccatttcctcatatgttcctctgtccattatgatatttcggcaataatttcatgaagtaATTCTTAAATACCGAAGCGAAAATACTCTATGCAAAAATAGGCGAAAACACggccaacagcacaaacgatcgtaaactcgtcatttcataaaaataagagggaaatttaaaaactaaaaccatagagtttagttaaccttcatgagtgcttaatctcaaatattgtgagaaataacagcgaaatgaaaatttaaaccggcgggttttttcagatgtatttttcattttacgatgtgccgaataatctcgattcccatagaaaacaatggcgtttatgcgcgtccgatcgaccgaacacattgcaaacttctcgccggttcaaatttttcaattctgaaccaatgataatgaaaattggcacggtgatcctttgactaataagcaaaaatcgtatcgttttagatttttgaatttcttcgtaaaatttgttttattgccattctatttattctgatcactgaaatatactgttgccgtcaacaatatggcgatctgacggcgtttacatgtgcagaacaagggtctgaaattgacgcaaattaatcagcaagtgtctcctaaattgtacagatcaaatacctgtcaggttgttgtcttttatacaaaatttggtgaatatgaaccatgaacatcgcagtaaattggtaaaaataacacaaaCGGAAGCGAACTGGTGTAGAGTCTCCCACTGTGAACgtgtagtgaacgttatcgatcgatattcttttcttgcgaattgatacaatgtcgtgttgcatacccgcggatcgcatggcgccaaacttgtccaaagagcgccaaaatatgctgagacataaaagtatcaccaaaactaaacaaattgtCTTCGATTCAATTTGACTGGAAGAAAACcgatacgttgattttatggtacataagtcaatatatacgggctgtcatggaaaaattcatggcgtaacctgaaaatacgagcgacaggcgagcagatttcgatcgatattttattgaaatgaaattgatacaatgttcgctgtcgtcactagtAACCAGCCCAAAGCGTTGTCCGGCGGGGGCGCTGTACCCCGCTGTACTGAACAATTTAGGGCCCTTTTTGCCCATAGTGGTCCTACAACACAGTTTACACCGTGGCAATGATGTCTGTCCTACAACACAGTTTACACCAACTGTCCTGTTTAGAAATTTTCACAAAGGCAGTTTGTATTGAATCATAGCTTTATCAGCCCATGCCCTGCCACCAGCTTAAGATGCCAGTGCACTTTACCAGCATTTTAAAGGTAAacagtcacctgttccaattttgccacagttaccatggaaagagaaaatctaaccaatcacagattttaagcgggtgaccgctttttaaaaacagcaccctcacatgggcattttgaataccaaggaaccataatatatgggcatatttagattacaggtgactgtatacctttaattgtgAATTGTTGGTTTAGATTACCACTGCAAACTAAAGCAATTTTACCATTCCCAGCCTTTCACATTTAATATAGACAATATAGGGACATCATGTACCAATTCCATTAGTGAATTATCACAAGCACTTCACCGTATTTTGCATTGTTTGACAAACCACATTGTCAAACGCCCTGGCAAAACTTCATCTTCCAAGGAATTTTGAATGTTCTATTGCAAGTGTACCACATTCACAAAGTGGCATAACTGTGGTTggatcaaaaaagaaaatgttttatttctcaCCCTCTCACACAAATCTAGGCAAGCCAATTATGCTTTTTTTATGTTCACTCAAAAGAAATGACAATGTGTTGGGTAAATTGGGTTATATCTGTAGGATCAAGTACAGACACTTGACAGTTCAGAACAGTGAAGTTACCATCTTGCTGCATGTCAGAATGCAACTACGTCAACTAATCTAATCTTTGTGATTGGTTGAACCTGGATACAACTATGTGTATTCCTGTGTGCAGGTGTATCCAAGCGTTTCTTGTATACTTCCACATGTGTTTTCCAAAGAACACTGCCGTAGTTAGTGTGGTATTTTATTGCAGAGTAGGctcattttcatgtcagttgtTGGATTGGGAGAGTTCAAAAGCAGGAGAAAATAAAAGAATGCATGGCCATATCTTTTTTGTGAGACCTGCACTGAGAAACAAATCTGTGATTTTATGGCCTCATTGCATATTCTTATCAGGCCAGGACTAATGAATGGACAATAAAAATGAGATCTGTTCACTTATATCAGATCATATTCAGAATTTTGGCACATAAAAACAGCTGACTTTAATTGACTTGGTAGGGAAAAGTTACCTTTAATCGGACGGCACTATGGTGAAATGACCGCTGTGCTTGTATCACTTTTTGCCACACCTGGACTGACCAATTGTCAACAGGAGGTAAAGTCCTGGCTCAAATCACAAATTTGACAGTAAAAATATAATGTACTGAGCACAGAAGTCAAAATCTGATTTGCCTTCTGGCATAGTGATTATATCATGGAGACAGGGAACAAGACATACACTACGTTGTAAATCTGTGGGACAAACCCAAACACAAGCTGGGATTATGTTTAGCAAATACCATTTTATTTCATACTCTGGGATGATCAAGTAAATTGATAAGGTGTTTGCATTTGATTTGTTAAAATGATCTCACACTACAGGTATAGTAATGTACATTAAAATCAAAACATCTAAAATATCTGATTTCCATTGGACAGATTTTCCATATTGTTTTATACTTTATGCTGGCATATGTACCATTTAGTCACTCCAGGTAAAGACTGGCTTATATTTACAGCTATAAAATTTGGCAGACTGAATCAGTATTTTTTTGACCCGTGGCAGTTATAtacaaaatgtttctgaaaCTTAAAAGGAGTACAAAGGgacaaaaatgatgttttaCAATGTGTATGTTGCTGGACAAAGTAATGACAAGTTCATAATGTCATCTAAGCCCAGTAAGTCAAGCAAAATTTgccaatttcaaaacaaagtccAAATTGTAAGTGTTGAAATCTAGACCACCAAAGTTGCTGGTATTGTGTGTGGATCTAAGGGTGCAATAAGCCAACATGGATCACTTCTGATCTGTGATGACTAATTCTTTTTCATGGAACTGAAGTTTACTATGATATATATCTTAGTACGAAGATGATGATACAACTGATGATTAACTCTTACATCTTTCTCAGGCAGTATCTTTTCTTCCATCAACAAAGTTTGTAAAAAGTAGTATTAAGCCAAAActatattttcaacaagttgATGTTTAGCCAATTTAGtcaataaaaatcatgtttatagtATTGTTTTCAGGGTCAGGTGCCTTCAAATCTTTATTCAAATGCAATGTATG of the Ptychodera flava strain L36383 chromosome 20, AS_Pfla_20210202, whole genome shotgun sequence genome contains:
- the LOC139120815 gene encoding uncharacterized protein isoform X1; this translates as MRRSYPDLRYKYVRGLIRHERDQRRHHFLKQAAEWTSKAIVSLSLADVPIRSVKQAQKLEGVGGVICRKLKEIDDNESISADAPRNGRYISSAAALMVAMLNACEDLQRQTGKENVLVPEDVLREFAAPICEEYFINNNNRDEPVFCIAWWRLTVLISRGYIKKRSKNKKPVYELLDDGFEVAHQLRGTTPVSDKARLPELIDDVESKPGTSLNSSYSQSRSPNQTTAAKLSSDALYSNDDGSDGVLLLIDIHEQGGDRCKLGELSQSLTEIGVRHKTRHLSCGDYCWMWRCHGEERILPVLVERKRADDLAWSLKDGRYFRQKQQMLEWKNTYPSQGVSVTLQYIIESKPESYRVKCGDDCQGVAKCGNPSVDQVNNVISELESSADFDVIRTPNIEGTIDFLTSVTLELKQRLDAGDFDSLALSDQVPTSTEFCQQAPVASCQICCSKKSKHRKNEFAENNSKKQRKTSTKQAGKQDFSIDDIAEMVGKDTPGDFVAVGIPKCKVRKMEESLSGKSSNNRKIQVQLF